The genomic window CAGCACGGCGAGGACCGCCTCCTCCGGGCCGGCGCCGGGGAGTCGCCCCCAACCGCGGCCGAGGTCGAAGTCCCGGCCGACGAGGGAGTTCGGGCTGGCCACGACGTGGCTGGAGTAGGCGGCGGCGGGCACCCCGTCGCGGCGGTCCTCCGCCGGCGCGGGGGTCCAGCTCAGCAGCTCGTCCCGCCAGGTGGGATCGGCTCGCTGCGTGCGCTCGGCGGCCGCGACGAGGTCGGCGAGGCGACGGGCCCGCCCCGGCGAGCCGACGACGAACAGGTGCGCCCCCTCCAAGGCGACTGCGTCCATCAACGCCACCATCAGTTCGGGGGCGACACGACGCTCGCTGAACCGTCCGCGATGGGTGTGGCGGCGCGCAACAGCGGCGAGCAGGCGGCGTTCCTCGTCGGTGGCCGCCGGGCCGGCCGTGACCGCGACCCGGGCGAACAGGGCCGGTTCCGCCGGGTCCGGGACGAGCGCCACGTGGGTGCTCATCCCGTGACTGCGGGCGGCCAGCCGCAGGTTCATCAGGGCGGCGCCGCAGCTGATCGCCAGCTCACGACCGCTCGGGTCCGCCACCGGCAGCAGCCGGCTCGGGTCGCCGCGGAGCTCGATCCCGCCGTCGTCGAGCCGGAACTGCCACGGCTGGCTGTTGTGCAGCGATGGGGCCCGGACGGCTGTTGCCACCAGGTCACGCGCGAGATCCGCCGTCAGGTCGAGGCTGCGTGTGCTCATCGTGAACCTACCGTCCGGGTGGGCGCGAACGTCAGGACGAGAACACACCTCTACGCTCGGGGACGCCAGAGGCCAAGGTCCCGTCGGCGAAGGCTCGCGTCGCGATCGTGAGCTGATCGCTCCAGGGGCGAACCCCGAGGACCAGCCGCGCGAGAGTCTCCAACCGCTCCCGCATCTCCGCCGGCAGCGGACCGGCTGTGTGCACGGTGAGCACCGGCCGGCCGAGGTGCCCGACCGTCAGGGTGACGCCGACGGGTCGGGTGTAGCCGGCGCGGCGCATCACAGCGCGCAGCGCCTGCGGCAGCGACCGGGACGTGGCGTCCCGGCGCAGCGAGTGGATCCGCTCGCAGGCCGAGGGCGCGTCCCCCGATTCGCAGCGCAGGACGGCCCAGTCGATGAACCGCCCTGCCCCCTGGGGTCCGGCCACGACGACCGGCACGTCCGCGTAGACCGCGCACACCGCCGGATAGTCGGCGGCGCTCAGCGACGCTTGGTCCGCGGCGGGAAGCTCCAGCACGACGTCGACCGGTGTGTCCAACGGGCACCGGCCGCCCGGGCCGGCGCCGACGCAGGAAGCGGTGCTGCCCGGCATCGGGTTGCAGCTGAGAACGACATCCCCACGTCGGCGAAGCCGCTGGCCCGTAGCCGAGGCTTCCGCCGCTGATCCCGCCAGCAGGACCGTGATGCCCGTCATCCGGGCGCCCCGGTGTGATCGGCGATCGCCTCGACACAGTCGGGACAGCGGTCGAGGAAGCCGACCGTGCGGAAGTCGATGCCCGGGAACACGGTCAACCATCCGGCCGGCAGGCCGCACAGGGTGCGCCTGGTTCCGAGCAGGAGTCCGTGGCAGGCGCCACCCGGGGCAGTGGCCCGGTGTGACCCGGCGGCGGCGACCGGGAACCGGTGCTGCAGCGGCGTGGTCTGAGTCGAGGCGACGACGACCGGCGTCGCTCCCACCGCACCGGTCGCGCTGGTCATCTCGGTCCCTTCGGCTGCCTGCTGATCCAGACTGCGCCGGGGCGCGTCGGGGCGGCGGCGGCGGCTGGAGGCGGGTCGGCGTGGGCGGGCCGCAGCAGCACAGCCAGGTCGGCGTCGACGTTCGGGGCGCCGGAGAAGTGCCGCAGATACAGCGAACGCAGCGACAGCCGCTCGGGCAACTCGCGCAGCTCCGTCACGTCGCCCGGGACGGCGCGGCGGATGTGCATGACCTGCGCGTCGCTGAGCAGGACGTCCCTGTCCAACCCGGTCGGCATCTGTGGCCCCCTTCGAGCATCGGTCCCGGCGCCAAGCTAAGCGCCTCTTGGGCCGCCGGGCAGTGGCTTGCGACCCGCCAGCTTGGGACTTTGGTCCCGTCGGGCGCCGGCAGACCCGTTACCGTCGTGAAGGTGCACTGAGCGCGAGTCCGACGGGAGCAGCATGGCCATGCCCGACCCCGACCACCCCCACGCCGACACCATCCGGGTGTTCCTGCTCGACGACCACGAGGTGGTTCGGGCGGGGGTCCGTGAGCTGTTGGAGGCCGACGGTGACATCGAGGTCGTCGGGGAGGCCGGCACGGCGGCGCAGGCGCTGGCCCGGGTGCCGGCGGTCCGCCCGCAGGTGGCGGTGCTCGACGTGCGGCTGCCCGACGGCGATGGGGTCAGCGTCTGCCGGGAGCTGCGGTCGCGGATGCCCGAGCTGGCCTGCCTCATACTGACCTCGTTCGCCGACGACGATGCGCTCTTCGACGCGATCATGGCCGGGGCGGCCGGCTACGTGCTCAAACAAATCCGGGGCAGCGACCTCGTGGGTGCGGTGCGCACCGTGGCGGGGGGCGGCTCGCTGCTGGACCCTCAGGCTGCTGCGCAGGTAATGGCCCGGCTCCGGGATCACGCCACCCGTGACGATCCGCTGGCCGGGCTCACCGCCCAGGAGCGTCGGATCCTCGACCTGATCGGCGAGGGGTTGACCAACCGGCAGATCGGCGAGGCGCTGCACCTGGCCGAGAAGACGGTGAAGAATTACGTGTCGAACCTGCTGGCCAAGCTGGGGATGCAGCGCCGCACCCAGGCCGCGGTGTTCGTGACCCAGGCCCACCAGCACGACCACGGGCGGTAGCCGGCGCGGGTGACGCTCACCCCGGCCTGGTCGGCACCGTCCACACCAACTCGGTACCGCCCGACGGTGGTGCTTCGGCGGTGAACGTCCCCCCCAGGCTCCGGGCTCGTTCGGCCATGTTGGTCAGACCGCTGCGCCGCCCGTCCGCCGGCAGGCCGACACCGTTGTCGGTCACCCGCAGGGTGAAGCTTTCTGCGTCCACCTCCGCCCTGATCTGCACTGCGCTGGCCTCAGCGTGCCGGGCGACATTGGACAGACCCTCGGCGAGCACTGCTGCGGCCTGCTCCGCCAGCTCGGCCGGGCTGGCGTCCACCGGCCCGGTGAACTGGAGCGACGGCGCGAACCCGAGGGTCTCGGCGGCCTGATCGGTCACCGCGAGCAGCCGTGTCCGCATGCCTGGTCCCTCCGGGTCGGCGGGAGTCTGGAGCGCGTAGATCGTGGTGCGGATCTCCCGGATCGTGCCGTCGAGCTCGTCGACCACCCGAAGGACGCGAGCAACGGCATCGTCGTTGGTGATCAGCCGCACCACGCTCTCCAGCTGCATTCCGCTGGCGAACAGCCGCTGGATGACCAGGTCGTGCAGGTCCCGGGCGATGCGGTCCCGGTCCGCGAACACCAGCAACCGTTCGGCGTCCCGGCGGCGCTCGGCCAACTCCAAAGCGACCGTCGCCTGCCCGGCGAAGCTTTCCAGCATCCGCAGCTCCGGCTCGCTGAAACGCATCCCACCGGCGTGTCGGGCCATCTTGAGCACGCCTCTGACCGCCCCCGCCGCCCCAAGCGGCACGACCACCGCTGGCCCCAGCCGCACCAGCGAGGCCAGCCGGACGGCGAGCGGGTCGTCTGCCGCCAGGGCCTCGACCACCAACGGTTCCGCTGAACCGAACACCAGCCCGGACAGCGATCCGGGGACGGGCAGGGTGAGGCCGCGCAGGGTCTGCGCACCGACGCCGTCGGCCACCTCGACGAGCAGGCCGGCCGCATCGGCTGGCATGGCGATGATCGCGACGTCGGACTCGGTGATCTCCCGCGCCTGGGCGGCGACCAGGGCCAGCACCTCGTCGGGGTCGGTGCCGGACAGCAGCCTCGTCATCACGGCGCCGGAGGCGGCGAGCCAGCGCTCCCGCCGCCGCGCCTCGTCGTAGAGCCGGGCGTTTTCGATCGCCACCCCGGCCGCGGTGGCCAGCGCGACGACGATCCGCTCGTCCTCCTCGGTGAACTCCCCACCGCCGCGCTTCTCGGTCAAGTACAGGTTGCCGAATACCTCGTTGCGGACCCGGACCGGCACCCCGAGGAAGCTCGTCATCGGCGGGTGGTGCGCCGGGAAACCCACCGAGGCGGGATGAGCGGACAGATCCGCCAGCCGGATCGGATGGGGCTCGCGGATGAGGAGCCCGAGGATGCCGTGACCGCGGGGCAGCGCGCCGATCCGGGCGTGGGTCTCCCGGTCGACGCCGACCGTCAGGAACTGGGAGAGCCGGTCAGGTTCGCCGATCACCCCCAGCGCCCCGTAGGTGGCGTCCACCAACGCGACCGCCGCCTCGACGATGCGGTGCAGCACGACCTGCAGGTCGAGCCCGCTGCCGATGGCGACGATCGCCTCCAACAGGCCGTGGGACCGGTCGCGGGTGACCGCGACCTCGACCGACCTGCCCGGGTGCTCGGGCTCCCGCTGCTCGTGCACCATGCGCGGCCCTCCCTCCCGGCTCACCATCTCACCGCGACCCAACCTTGGGCGACCAAGCGCAGAGTCTCGGGATCGGTGACCATCCGTTACGGGACCACGGGCGGTGGGCGGTGGGCCGACCGTGCGGGCGCCACGCGCATTCCCCGGTCGTCGAAGTGACGGCCGGCGCGCCCGACCGGGCCCGGCGGATCTTCCCGTTCGTCCCGATCGGGCCCTAAGTCCCCCCCGGTGGGGGACGGGCGGCTCTACCCGCCGACGCCCCTTAGGGCTTGCCTGGGCGTGTCACGGCCAGCCGAGGAGGAGCACATGATCAGCGAGGACATGCGTACCGTCGTCGAGGCGGCGACGATGGCGCCGTCGCTGCACAACAGCCAGCCCTGGCGCTTCCGCGTCGACGGCGACGTCCTCGACGTCTTCGCCGACCGCGCCCGGGAACTGAGGGTCATCGACCCCGCCGCACGGGAGCTGCACGTCAGCTGCGGGGCGGCGATCTTCTTCGCGCGCACCGCGGTCCGCGCCCTCGACCGGGCATGCCTCATCGAGCTGCTGCCCGATCCCGCCGACCCGGATCATCTCGCCCGGATCACCGCCGGCGGCGCCGACCCGGTCACCGTGGACGAGCAGGCGCTGGCGGAGGCCATCCCGCTCCGCTACACCGACCGGGGCGTGTTCGACGAACGCCCGGTCCCCGCCGCGCTCGTCGAGCAGCTGCGGGCCGCGGCCTCGGCCGAGGGTGGCTGGCTGCGGGTCCTCGACACCGCCGACGACGAGATCGCCGCCGCCGTCCTGCTGGCCCGGGCGAACGACATCGAACTTGACCATCCCGACTACGAAGCCGAGCTGGCAGCCTGGAGCCGGAGCACGCCCGCCGCCGACGACGGCATCCCCCGCCAAGCCGTGCCAGCGACCCCGGTCGCCGAGCGCGGCAGCGTGTTCCGCCTGCGTGACTTCGACGTCGACGGGACGCTCACCGCCGCCCACAGCCGGTCGGGCGTCCCGCCGACGCCGGAACGCCCCCTCGTCGTCGTGCTCGG from Mycobacteriales bacterium includes these protein-coding regions:
- a CDS encoding GAF domain-containing protein, which codes for MSREGGPRMVHEQREPEHPGRSVEVAVTRDRSHGLLEAIVAIGSGLDLQVVLHRIVEAAVALVDATYGALGVIGEPDRLSQFLTVGVDRETHARIGALPRGHGILGLLIREPHPIRLADLSAHPASVGFPAHHPPMTSFLGVPVRVRNEVFGNLYLTEKRGGGEFTEEDERIVVALATAAGVAIENARLYDEARRRERWLAASGAVMTRLLSGTDPDEVLALVAAQAREITESDVAIIAMPADAAGLLVEVADGVGAQTLRGLTLPVPGSLSGLVFGSAEPLVVEALAADDPLAVRLASLVRLGPAVVVPLGAAGAVRGVLKMARHAGGMRFSEPELRMLESFAGQATVALELAERRRDAERLLVFADRDRIARDLHDLVIQRLFASGMQLESVVRLITNDDAVARVLRVVDELDGTIREIRTTIYALQTPADPEGPGMRTRLLAVTDQAAETLGFAPSLQFTGPVDASPAELAEQAAAVLAEGLSNVARHAEASAVQIRAEVDAESFTLRVTDNGVGLPADGRRSGLTNMAERARSLGGTFTAEAPPSGGTELVWTVPTRPG
- a CDS encoding response regulator transcription factor — its product is MPDPDHPHADTIRVFLLDDHEVVRAGVRELLEADGDIEVVGEAGTAAQALARVPAVRPQVAVLDVRLPDGDGVSVCRELRSRMPELACLILTSFADDDALFDAIMAGAAGYVLKQIRGSDLVGAVRTVAGGGSLLDPQAAAQVMARLRDHATRDDPLAGLTAQERRILDLIGEGLTNRQIGEALHLAEKTVKNYVSNLLAKLGMQRRTQAAVFVTQAHQHDHGR